Proteins found in one Lachancea thermotolerans CBS 6340 chromosome C complete sequence genomic segment:
- the MRPL9 gene encoding mitochondrial 54S ribosomal protein uL3m (similar to uniprot|P31334 Saccharomyces cerevisiae YGR220C MRPL9 Mitochondrial ribosomal protein of the large subunit) produces the protein MSSLVSRLFKSQVRFSSAKASLVAPSVVNTIQSSAPVINHCPEQAQSRKRLPNRCGALSLKRGMIPYFDEASGNRVAATVLELNNVEVIMHRNLKDNGYFACQVGFGSKHPSKVSRQMLGHFASKIVNPKEKVVEFRVKDQSGLLPLGTLIKPSFFMPGQYVDLRSISKGKGFAGVMKRYNFKGLKASHGVSVSHRKGGSYGQNQTPGRVLPGKKMPGHMGVQQVTIQNSQILKVDDENGVVIVKGSVAGPKGGFVRIQDAIKKAPKF, from the coding sequence ATGAGTTCCTTGGTTTCTAGATTGTTCAAAAGCCAGGTGCGCTTTTCGAGTGCAAAAGCCTCGCTCGTCGCACCCTCCGTCGTTAACACAATTCAATCATCGGCGCCCGTGATCAATCACTGCCCAGAACAAGCacaatcaagaaaaaggttgCCCAACAGATGTGGAGCCCTAAGCTTAAAGAGAGGAATGATACCCTATTTTGATGAGGCTAGCGGAAACAGAGTCGCTGCTACCGTGTTGGAACTAAACAACGTAGAGGTTATCATGCACAGAAATCTCAAAGACAACGGGTACTTCGCGTGCCAAGTTGGATTCGGCAGCAAGCATCCATCCAAGGTTTCAAGGCAGATGCTGGGTCACTTTGCGTCGAAAATCGTGAACCCAAAGGAGAAAGTCGTCGAGTTCCGCGTCAAAGACCAGTCTGGGCTGCTTCCCCTCGGTACCCTGATAaagccttctttctttATGCCGGGCCAATATGTTGATCTTAGGTCCATTAGCAAGGGCAAAGGTTTCGCTGGTGTCATGAAACGCTACAACTTCAAAGGTCTAAAGGCGTCGCATGGTGTTTCTGTTTCTCATAGAAAAGGTGGTTCGTACGGTCAAAATCAAACGCCCGGTCGTGTGCTTCCAGGGAAGAAAATGCCGGGCCATATGGGTGTACAGCAGGTCACCATTCAAAACTCCCAGATCCTGAAagttgacgatgaaaacGGTGTTGTAATTGTCAAGGGCTCAGTGGCTGGTCCAAAGGGTGGCTTTGTTAGAATTCAAGATGCTATCAAGAAGGCCCCTAAATTCTAG